One genomic window of Geodermatophilus sp. DSM 44513 includes the following:
- the paaE gene encoding 1,2-phenylacetyl-CoA epoxidase subunit PaaE: protein MSAPARRRPQFHRLTVASVERLTDDAVAVTFDVPEELAGEYAFRPGQALTLRRVHGDRDERRSYSICAPVGAPPRVGVREVPGGFFSSWLVHEVAVGDRIEVLPPSGTFTADLSTPADHVFVVAGSGITPALSLAGTVLGDGASTVTVLYGNRRTSTVMFADELADLKDRHGPRLQLVHVLSREPRDAELTSGRLDGERLHTLVTRLVDVAHVDHWWLCGPHGMVADARELLATLGVPADRVHQELFYVDDVPPEPVRGDEAAVSGPSSQVTVVLDGRETTLALPRDVPVLDSAQRVRGDLPFACKGGVCGTCRARVTAGEVRMRRNYALEPAEVAAGYVLTCQSVPVTDVVTVDFDA from the coding sequence GTGAGCGCACCGGCCCGCCGCCGGCCGCAGTTCCACCGGCTGACCGTGGCGAGCGTCGAGCGACTCACCGACGACGCCGTCGCGGTCACCTTCGACGTCCCCGAGGAACTGGCCGGCGAGTACGCCTTCCGGCCCGGCCAGGCACTCACCCTCCGCCGGGTCCACGGCGACCGCGACGAACGGCGCTCCTACTCCATCTGCGCCCCGGTGGGCGCCCCGCCGCGGGTGGGCGTGCGCGAGGTGCCCGGCGGCTTCTTCTCCTCCTGGCTGGTGCACGAGGTGGCGGTCGGTGACCGGATCGAGGTGCTGCCGCCGTCGGGCACGTTCACCGCCGACCTGTCCACGCCGGCCGACCACGTGTTCGTCGTCGCCGGCTCCGGCATCACGCCGGCGCTGAGCCTGGCCGGCACGGTGCTCGGCGACGGCGCGTCGACCGTCACCGTCCTCTACGGCAACCGGCGCACCAGCACGGTCATGTTCGCCGACGAGCTGGCCGACCTGAAGGACCGCCACGGCCCCCGCCTGCAGCTGGTGCACGTCCTCTCCCGCGAGCCGCGCGACGCCGAGCTGACCAGCGGGCGCCTGGACGGCGAGCGGCTGCACACGCTGGTCACCCGGCTGGTCGACGTCGCGCACGTCGACCACTGGTGGCTGTGCGGCCCGCACGGGATGGTCGCCGACGCCCGCGAGCTGCTGGCCACCCTCGGGGTGCCGGCCGACCGGGTGCACCAGGAGCTGTTCTACGTCGACGACGTCCCGCCGGAGCCGGTGCGCGGCGACGAGGCGGCGGTCAGCGGACCCAGCAGCCAGGTCACCGTCGTCCTCGACGGCCGGGAGACCACCCTGGCCCTCCCCCGCGACGTGCCGGTGCTCGACTCCGCCCAGCGGGTCCGCGGCGACCTGCCCTTCGCCTGCAAGGGCGGGGTGTGCGGCACCTGCCGGGCGCGGGTCACCGCGGGTGAGGTGCGGATGCGGCGCAACTACGCGCTGGAGCCCGCGGAGGTGGCGGCCGGGTACGTGCTGACCTGCCAGTCGGTGCCGGTGACCGACGTCGTCACCGTCGACTTCGACGCCTGA
- the paaD gene encoding 1,2-phenylacetyl-CoA epoxidase subunit PaaD, with protein MTPGLRHYRDIGAEGPRAVAETVTDPELPALTLADLGVLREVRVHEGTVVVEITPTYSGCPAMGVMRADLLHALHSAGFDDVEVRTVLSPAWSTDWITADGRRKLAEAGIAPPGRAPVRPPGPVPLQLGPSRRTAACPLCGSADTEELSEFGATACKALRRCRSCREPFEHVKEI; from the coding sequence GTGACCCCCGGTCTCCGCCATTATCGCGATATTGGCGCCGAGGGGCCGCGGGCGGTCGCGGAGACCGTCACCGACCCCGAGCTGCCCGCGCTGACGCTGGCCGACCTGGGCGTGCTGCGCGAGGTGCGGGTGCACGAGGGCACCGTCGTGGTCGAGATCACCCCCACCTACAGCGGCTGCCCGGCCATGGGCGTGATGCGCGCGGACCTGCTGCACGCCCTGCACTCCGCCGGCTTCGACGACGTCGAGGTGCGCACCGTGCTGTCCCCGGCGTGGTCCACCGACTGGATCACCGCCGACGGCCGCCGCAAGCTCGCCGAGGCCGGCATCGCCCCGCCCGGCCGGGCTCCGGTCCGCCCGCCCGGGCCGGTGCCGCTGCAGCTGGGTCCCTCCCGTCGGACGGCGGCCTGCCCGCTGTGCGGCTCGGCCGACACCGAGGAGCTCAGCGAGTTCGGCGCGACCGCCTGCAAGGCGCTGCGCCGCTGCCGCAGCTGCCGGGAGCCCTTCGAGCACGTCAAGGAGATCTGA
- the paaA gene encoding 1,2-phenylacetyl-CoA epoxidase subunit PaaA has protein sequence MSAPALEQSLDEATLQEQFDATIAAGHRIEPRDWMPEGYRRTLVRQIAQHAHSEIIGMQPEGDWLLAAPSLRRKAILLAKVQDEAGHGLYLYSAAETLGADRADLTDKLIERRQKYSSIFNYPTLTYADVGVIGWLVDGAAICNQVPLCRSSYGPYARAMIRVCKEESFHQRQGYELLMTMVRGTPEQRAMVQDAVDRWWWPSLMMFGPPDDDSPNSAQSMAWGIKRHSNDELRQRFVDMTVPQAAVLGVTLPDPELRLDPETGRHRFGAIDWTEFKRVLAGDGPCNDERIARRRAARDDNAWVTEAATAYAAKHSA, from the coding sequence GTGTCCGCGCCCGCGCTGGAACAGTCGCTGGACGAGGCGACCCTGCAGGAGCAGTTCGACGCCACGATCGCCGCCGGGCACCGCATCGAGCCCCGCGACTGGATGCCCGAGGGCTACCGCAGGACGCTGGTCCGCCAGATCGCCCAGCACGCCCACTCGGAGATCATCGGCATGCAGCCCGAGGGCGACTGGCTGCTGGCCGCGCCCAGCCTGCGGCGCAAGGCCATCCTGCTGGCCAAGGTGCAGGACGAGGCCGGCCACGGGCTGTACCTGTACTCCGCGGCCGAGACCCTCGGCGCCGACCGGGCCGACCTGACCGACAAGCTCATCGAGCGCCGGCAGAAGTACAGCTCGATCTTCAACTACCCGACGCTCACCTACGCCGACGTCGGCGTCATCGGCTGGCTGGTCGACGGCGCGGCCATCTGCAACCAGGTGCCGCTGTGCCGCTCCTCCTACGGCCCCTACGCCCGCGCGATGATCCGCGTCTGCAAGGAGGAGTCCTTCCACCAGCGGCAGGGCTACGAGCTGCTGATGACGATGGTGCGCGGCACGCCCGAGCAGCGGGCGATGGTGCAGGACGCCGTCGACCGCTGGTGGTGGCCCTCGCTGATGATGTTCGGCCCGCCGGACGACGACAGCCCCAACTCCGCCCAGTCGATGGCGTGGGGCATCAAGCGGCACAGCAACGACGAGCTGCGCCAGCGCTTCGTCGACATGACCGTCCCGCAGGCCGCCGTCCTCGGCGTCACGCTGCCCGACCCGGAGCTGCGGCTGGACCCGGAGACCGGCCGGCACCGCTTCGGGGCCATCGACTGGACGGAGTTCAAGCGGGTGCTCGCCGGGGACGGCCCGTGCAACGACGAGCGGATCGCCCGCCGGCGCGCCGCCCGCGACGACAACGCCTGGGTCACCGAGGCGGCCACCGCCTACGCCGCGAAGCACTCGGCATGA
- the paaC gene encoding 1,2-phenylacetyl-CoA epoxidase subunit PaaC has protein sequence MGHEETVYDALANGHDDGGHWAFGSGFDEPLAGVDTTVPDGVDPADLGAYCLMLGDDALVLAQRLTQWMTAAPELEEEVAVGNTALDLLGQARLLLARAGTVGVLGRSRSRASASIPDEDALAYFRDPDEFLSTGLVEADNGDFGQTMVRLLVASTVRLAVLARLRTSRDPVLAAIAAKGVHELTYHRDHAARWVLRLGDGTAESHRRVQHGADLVWPLLADVFTATDVERRLATVGVAVDPADVRDEVRDVLTTVLQRAMLRVPAWPSDVAPRGRVGEHGPELTGLLGTLQGLARQHPAATW, from the coding sequence ATGGGGCACGAGGAGACGGTGTACGACGCGTTGGCCAACGGGCACGACGACGGGGGGCACTGGGCGTTCGGCAGCGGGTTCGACGAGCCGCTGGCCGGGGTCGACACCACCGTGCCCGACGGCGTCGACCCGGCCGACCTGGGCGCCTACTGCCTCATGCTCGGCGACGACGCCCTGGTGCTGGCCCAGCGACTCACCCAGTGGATGACCGCCGCCCCCGAGCTGGAGGAGGAGGTGGCCGTCGGCAACACCGCCCTGGACCTGCTCGGGCAGGCCCGGCTGCTGCTGGCCCGCGCCGGGACGGTCGGTGTGCTGGGCCGGTCCCGGTCGCGGGCCTCGGCGTCGATCCCCGACGAGGACGCGCTGGCCTACTTCCGCGACCCCGACGAGTTCCTCAGCACCGGCCTGGTCGAGGCGGACAACGGCGACTTCGGGCAGACGATGGTCCGGCTGCTGGTGGCCTCGACCGTGCGGCTGGCGGTCCTTGCCCGGCTGCGGACCTCCCGCGACCCGGTGCTGGCCGCGATCGCCGCCAAGGGCGTCCACGAGCTGACCTACCACCGCGACCACGCCGCGCGCTGGGTGCTGCGCCTCGGCGACGGCACGGCGGAGTCCCACCGGCGGGTGCAGCACGGCGCCGACCTGGTGTGGCCGCTGCTGGCCGACGTCTTCACCGCCACCGACGTCGAGCGCCGACTGGCCACGGTTGGGGTCGCCGTCGACCCGGCCGACGTCCGCGACGAGGTGCGCGACGTGCTCACGACCGTGCTGCAGCGCGCCATGCTGCGGGTGCCCGCCTGGCCCTCCGACGTCGCCCCGCGGGGCCGGGTCGGTGAGCACGGGCCGGAGCTGACCGGGCTGCTGGGCACCCTGCAGGGCCTGGCGCGGCAGCACCCGGCGGCGACCTGGTGA
- the paaB gene encoding 1,2-phenylacetyl-CoA epoxidase subunit PaaB, with protein MRRDWPLYEVFVRGKRGINHVHVGSLHAPDDEMAVHAARDLYTRRNEGVSIWVVQAAHITASSPDEKDPMFAPSGDKVYRHPTFYEIPEDVPHM; from the coding sequence GTGCGCCGGGACTGGCCGCTCTACGAGGTGTTCGTCCGCGGCAAGCGCGGGATCAACCACGTGCACGTCGGCTCGCTGCACGCCCCGGACGACGAGATGGCGGTGCACGCCGCCCGCGACCTCTACACCCGGCGCAACGAGGGCGTGAGCATCTGGGTGGTGCAGGCCGCCCACATCACCGCGTCCAGCCCCGACGAGAAGGACCCGATGTTCGCCCCCAGCGGCGACAAGGTCTACCGGCACCCGACGTTCTACGAGATCCCCGAGGACGTCCCGCACATGTGA